CCTGCATAATCCCACGTTAGGTCTTCAGTATAGAGGATCATTCTGTGGGTGGTTGGAACAGAAGGAAAATGCTCAATTAGGGTGCCTGCCCTGACTTTGAAGATACATCAATTGTTGGAAGATGTTTTTCCAGTGTGGTTAACCTTAAGTcttttgcatcaaacttaaaCTGTTAAAGCAGTTAATTGCACTATTGATCCTATTTTTCAGACTAATCTTCCAATCTTCAAGCTGAAGGAATCTTCTGTCAGAAGAAGATACAGTGATTTTGAATGGCTGAGAAATGAACTTGAAAGGGAAAGCAAGGTAAAACTTTACTGTTCAATTTTGATTAATTTAGTAATGGTTGATATAGTCTTCAGTGCACTTGAGATGGAGACAACAGTGAATTTATGCAGGAGAAAGAGTTCAATGCCTCATATATAAAAATGCTGATTAGTATATAGGTTTGGCTTAGTTCCCTTCTACCTGTACACCTGTCAATCTAATTTTGTGATGCACAACATTCCTTAAACTCTGCACTTGTTGCAAATATCCCAacagggtgatgagggtgatCGGAGTCAGCTAAGTTTACTTAATCAATCTCCTTTGGGCATGTCAGGCACCTCCAGGCAGGTGTGATCTGAATCTaactcctggcccagaggtagggacactatcaagAAATTATCAGTTAAATACATGTGAAACTTGGTCAATTAGGGCAAAAATGAATTGCCAAAGTTAAAGCACTAGATTGAAATGTCAGCAGAAGTGCTGCTTGTATGTATACAAATTTAAACTAGAGGTTTAGAGCTTTAAGATTGAGAAGCAGCATTCTATCTCTCCTGCACAGAAGCAAAAGACCTCAAAGATCTCTGCATAGTAGTAACTTCCAGAACTGCAAGTCCATACTATGATCTGCATTGGCTTACCACAGTTTGGGAAATGTTGAGAAATAATTGGGTGCTCGTAGGAGTAATTGATATTTATCTTAATGGCTTTGCATTGCCTGGTTGCAGTTAGCATTCTCAAATTTAACAGATCTTGTCAGCAAATTGGTGTTACAGACTGAGCGTTATTGCATGGCCTTTTGAATTGTTTGCCACCATCTAAGATCCTGGCCCAGCACATcccattgctgctactgagaaaCTAATCACCGAATGTTTGTGTTGGGGACATGGCAGCTGAGGATGTGCACATCAAAATTAGATGCCAACCTTGAAGCTGCTACATAAGAGGAAGTGACCAAGTAGATAGAAGTAATCACTCAACCCTGGGCTCAATTCAAACTAGTTCCTCTGTATTGTCGGTGTACAAATTTTGAGCACAGGCTAGTTGCCCCACCTCCAACATTTTAAAATGGCTGAACAGATTGTGGCTTCTACTCAAAATTCCTGCTTCTCTCACTCCACCTTTTTGACTTGTCAATCCACACAGTTGTGAATTATTGCTGAACCACATCTTGGTTTATTTCAAATGTCTCCCCAGTTAGATATCTAATTCTAATCAGTGCAGAATAAGCTATAGTGTTGTTTAATCTTGAGTTGGAAGTGCTAACCATCTCTACTGCCTCCTGAAGTCTAACAACATACCTGTCAGTTTTAAGTTGGTGATTGCACTTCACGATCAATGGTTAAAGCATTGGACACAGCTATAACCTGGCATCTACTAGATGACAATTGCCAATGGTAACTTGTACTCAAAGCAGATGAGTGCCTATTGGTCTATTCAATTTTAAGTCCCACAGTGCAATTCCTCAGGAGTCTTCTAATGACCTTCCCTTTGTCAGAAGTCAGTATTTCATTGCAGCATTCCTCACTTTAGTCCTTGCCAATAAGCACCAGGACCTAGGCCATGTGCAGTGAGTGCTATTTGCACCTGTACTAGTAACAACCTCTATCAAATCTGACTCTTCCCAAAATCCTTTTTTCTTTGGAACCTTTAGTGGTAACATTCACTCACTGCCTTGTCAGTGTTTATGGTTGCTTCAGTTAAACTTCTGCTCAGGCTTGGCTTTCTGTGGGCTACCTGCTGACTCTTGAGCTTGTGCTTTGTGGGTGGTTAACATGTCGAGAGTAATAAGTGTGCTATGCTACGTgtcaatattttgttttctccAGCTGCAAACAATCCAGACTTGGAAATCTGTTCCTTCAGTCAAGGCTGAGCAGAGAAACTACATTAAATGGATTAGTGGTTTATGAAAGCAGCTCATCCTTACTCTTAGCCAATAAACATTTGCTACTGGTTGCAATTCATAAAAACAATAGGCAAGCAGTGTGCTATTTTCAAGATAATCTCATCTTTTGAGTTTTTAGAATCTATGCCTCAAAAGAAACTGCTTCCTCCTTTGAGTCAGTCTTATCTGAAATTTGAGCTAGTTAAATTAATCTCAACTGGATATGTAGATTTAATGTCTACATAGTCCAATCAGCTTATTGTGCAGCAAAAATTAAAAGCTGCAGAATAAATTTGAAATGGTTTTGTGGGAGACCTACATAATTTGGTTTTTAgatgctttcctttttttgtgGATTTCCTGGACTGCTTTGGCCATTTGGCTTTTACTATAAATTTAAATCCAACCATCTTTTTAGTGGTTGGTACAAACCAGGTTGAATTTGTTCCTCCAGTTTacttaactttaaaaaaaaagtttcaacaaATCCTGGTAAATTTCAATTGGTTTTATTCCTTCTGTTTCATTTGTCAGCTGGCATCATGGAATGGGAAGTTTGTTTCACCCAAGTCTTGAGGCATTGATCATTGTACCTTGGAACAGCATTCTAACTAAATGTTAGAGTACAATGCCTTAAGTGTCAAGATTGGTTCCAACCAAGATTCCAGGAGTACTGTGGTCCTGTTAGAATGGTGCTTGAAGTAACTTCAGAAGTCACTGATTTCCAAAATGTTTACCTCCAGTTTGGAGGATAATATGCAGTGAAATATTAAGTCAGTTCATTGCTACTTGAAATGTTTGTCTAAAATGAAATTTCTTCTTGGCCATTTCAATTTGTACAATATAATTCTTGGACTTTTAAATATCTAAATCTTGATTTTAAGTAAACATGGAGATGCTTTAGTCCTTGTGGTAAGGATGTGCAGTAAGCAATTCTAATCTGAAATAGAAGTTTCCCTTGAGGGAGCAAGATGCAAAACCTGTTGCTCTGCATAATAAAGAGCCGACTTTGTTTCtgaaatttttttttcctcaggttGTAGTGCCACCATTACCTGGAAAAGCACTATTTCGTCAGCTTCCATTTAGAGGGGATGATGGAATATTTGACGATAGTTTTATAGAAGAAAGAAGACAAGGACTTGAGCAGTTCATTAACAAGTGAGTATAGCTTTCTGTTGACTTTTCTGCTTTTGTGTAGTGTAGATATGTCCATGTTGAACTTCAGTTACTCTTCCAATTTTTGACTTAATTGATATTTATAATGATGAGAAGCAGCAGTCCAGAAATTTTCTGAAGTTAATGGAAAAACATTGATATGCAGTATTTTACTCATGCAGGATAATTTTTTATAATCACTTTCAAAATGATTCCAGTATGAGGCTAAGGGCACAAAGGGGCCTTGTTTTCTGTGCATAATTTATGTAAATTGCCTTTAAAATTGTGTTCCATTTTAAGTCTTGTACTTCTTTTCCTACTCACGTACTTATTTTTGGTCTAAGGTGGTCTTCATTTAAAGTGAACAATGAAAAGTTATACCTGCAATTATTTGATTGCTGTTGCCATCTGTTTCATGTGTAAATGTGGCATAGCTATGGCTCTGAATAATGAAAGTATGTTAATTCCCATTTGCAAGCCTCTACTAAGTAAGAATTGGGTAAATAAAACATCTAAAATTGGACTTGCCTATTTTTCAGTCCCTCTGCAAATGAGGAGCAAGTAATGTAAAAACATGTAATTAAGCAAAATTGGGCTAGGATAAGGCTCTAGTGTGAGCATGTCTTCTGCCAGAAAATGCTAAGTGGTCCATCTTGTCCTCCAGCAATCCCAGCTAGTCTTAAGCCAATTCTATTGTCAAATGCCTACCAATGATTAGCAAAAATCTGACCAATGCCCCATAGTAATATCATTGAAAATCATTCAGAATCCCCCACCCAGTTCAaacatcctgggtgttaccattgaccagaaactgaactgggctaaTCACTATCAAAAGTGGCTACACTGCAATCAGTGACTAGAAATCCTGTGGTGACTAATTTGCCCGTCCAACTGTCTACTTCTCCATGGGAGAAGAACAATCAACTTTGACACTTCTTAAAGTCGTGTGAATTCCAGGCACTGCAAGCCACTCGCAGGCTGGAAAGCTAATGTTCCACTTTCATGCTGGCAGATCCTGGTCTAAGCAATCTATTTATGGAATTTTGGTGGAGGAATTGTATTGTAACCTTTTTTAATTGCTAGACTTAGCTTGAATATTTTgaagttgaggagaaagtgaggactgcagatgctggagagcagagctgaaaatgggttgctggaaaagcgcagcaggtcctgcagcatccaaagagcaggagaatcgacagttcAGGCATGAGCtgttcaggaagggcttattttGAAGTTGTATACAATTATCAGCTTTAATCTGTGTAGGAATCTGTTAGTGCAAGTATCAAAGGCATGAGTTCAAATTGTATTGTCTGTTGAAGACACCAGCTCAGCTTAGACTGTTATTCATTCTAGGTCACAAGCCTGCTTCAGTGAGTTGATGTCAGGTCTATGCAAGACCCTTTTGGTTTATCAAGTGTGTGCCTGGTGGGGTTAATTACAAAAATGCCCTCTTCAAATTGAATGTGGTAAAATTAAATGTTCTTAATGATGTCATTGCCAAATCTTTGTCAAATGATCATAAAATCTGCATTCTTACAGCCACTAGGATTGGAGTCTCATGTCTGTTCTTTGCATTTGAAATATGTTGATTGGACATGGCTGGGGTGGGTCAATACATACAGTGCATCTGGCCTGCTGAGCATTATATAGTTTAAAAATTTTAATCTGGTCTTAATTGCATTAATTGCTGACAACTGCTGTCAGCAAAAATACAAGACGAAAAAATACAAGACAAACCATACCTTTTTTTCCTCTTGAACCTGATCACTTCCATTCTGGagtttccattttttttttgaattaatgattagttagctcagttggctgggcaaCTGGCTGACAATGCAATGTGGTGCCAACTGCCTAGACTAATTTCCATATTAAGATTTCTAAAGGACTTCCTTGACCCCttcccttcacctgaggcatagTGATCTTCCAGTTAAACAGCCACCAGTtatttcagtgactgtagtaagaAAGTGGCAACTTTGCTTTGAACTCAACATGGCATCTCAATTGAGTAGCCTAACACTTTAGCTGTTTTGATGGTCTTTAAATTTCCATAGAATAGTGTTTAAAATTGTACACTGAAGCAGTTGATCCAGTGGCTCACTTTTTTTAATCTCCTTGTTTTTCCAGAGTTGCTGGGCATCCTTTGGCACAGAATGAACGATGTCTTCATATGTTTCTTCAAGAAGAAATCATAGACAAGAACTACACACCTGCAAAAGTGAAGCATGCACAAACAGTGTGAATGGACTAAAACACTGATTCTTTTTCCCCGAGCAATCCTTCCATACCAATTTAATTATGGCTTTGGTTAATCCTCAGTGCATCTTTCTACTTGATGTTTCTGAAAGCAGAACTTCTGTGCAGATCACAAACCAGGAAGATCTACATTCAGGATTTAGAGCAAGCTCCTGTAATTTGGCATTGTATAACCTTTTTGCTTTTTCATTCTGAAGCCTTAAATTGAGTAAAGAAAATTGCTGATGGATTTTGTTCTTTGTGCCCAGATGTTACACTTGGCAGAAATTGCTGTCAGATTTATCTGGTATAAGTATAGCATTTCTAACTTTTTATCTGATGCTTCATCAGTTGAGAATATTTTTATAATGCATGTGCTTTGTAAATTAATAATCTAGCTGAACATTATACACTTGGCAAGATGTCTGCTTTTGAAAAGAATATAGATGGTAAAAGATTTGTTTGAGCCCAAGCTGAAATTGAAATTCCAGCTTCTGGAATGTTCTTTCAGACTGAACTGCAATATTATTGTTGCTGTCTAACTTCCACTCTCTCTTCTTTCCCCAATTGCTTGAAAAGCCCACATCTATTTATGATGTCCATAACTCTGGCTGTTATAATTATGTATCAAAGTTCCATTTAAATTTGTTCCCTGAAATAAGTTTTTGTACCAAACTTTTCTTGATAAAAGTCTGTTTATTTCTGTTTGCCAAACACTAAAACTCACCTTCTGTAAAGTTggaatattttcaaaataaagtcTGAAATGTTCAATCATTAATTGTGGAAAACTTTCTAGATGTTTCACTTATGCTTAACTAATGCTTTAGTTTAAATCTGAATACCTGGTTTATTTTGATCATAAACTAGTTTTTCAGTTTGCCTTTTTAGTGATGGTTTTTAAACTGGATATTCAAACTAGAGCACTTTGTTTGCAAGACAATTTTGCTGTTCCATATATTGGAGGGGCCAAGCAACTGCACTGAAATGAACTTTTTTCAAACTTAAACCTGTGCTTCAGTACATTGAAATCACTATTCTAAAAGTCACCAAGACTTCACTTCAGGTGGTATAAGATCATTTGAAAGATTGTACCTTTTTGGTACAGATCtattttggaatatctggtttCACATCCAGATTTCAAAAAGTATATCTACTGTAATCCAACTTATGCATGTTCAGTTGTATTCAACCGGTTTGGCAGTAAACAGTATAGGAAATAAACCATGGCTTGATGCAATGTCTTCAATCTCTAGTGCCATGGCATCTTAAGATTAGTGATTTTGATGTTTGTTTGGCATTTTTTTTATTCTGCACAACTTGCAATACAACACTTTGATCTTTTTGAACTTTGCAGTAACTAACTCTTTTTTTGCAAGGCAAATTGGCAATGGTAACATTAAGCTTTTTTAATCTCTGAAGTGAAATAAGTTTCAAATGGTTAAAAAACAAAAATTTCCAATCTATCACAAGTCATTGATCAGAATAAATCTCCCTCCTGGTTTCTCCACCAATATAAATGCTAGGTGTTTGCATAATTGATAGATGCCTTCCTCTTTCCAAACATTCATAAATTTCAATTGAACAATGGAGATAAAACCAGGGGGAAAAATGATCAATTCATGATCCCACTCAGTACTAAAAATGCTTTGGTTATTTCAGTAACTGTTAACTGGCTTCAGGAACTTCTGTGCAGGGGAAAAATTGCTTAACTGCTGATGCAAACATTGTTTTGTGTTGCTACTTTGCCCACTTTTTAATGTGGTTTAGCTTTTAATAAGCTATGTCCCCATTTTTCCAGTCAGCCACATTCAACAGGCTTTGTTACTCAGCCATGCTGCTGTGACCTTCAAACTTGTTTCTCATCAGGTGGTGAgaagcaggtctgatagcatttACAGAGACCAATGTTGACTTTTCAATCAACTGTTTTGAGGTGGTGACCAAGCAAGCTGAATTGTTTGGAAATAATACCTGGAGAAAATGCACACTTGGCAGCTTTTGTGGAAAGACAGTATTTATGATTTGATTgcagtaatttgtgttttttccatgtttcagcatttgctgtcctGTTTTCAACTCTGCCATCTTTTCAGGTATGTCCACCTTGATGTTCCATGTTCCCCATTGTAGTTGGCAGCTCTTCTAACTTGGCTAAGTATCAAAGCAGATGTACGGTATATAGCTTTTAACGTTagactgcatttagaatattgagcACTTTCCTGCCTTCTACCTAAGGAAGGATACACTGGTGTTGGGATCTAGAGGAGCTTTACAACAATGATCTCAGGAATCAAGGGTTTGTTTTGAAGATTTAAATGGTTCGAAGGATGAGTGGATCTGGTTTGAGCTTAAGATGCTACCACTACCAGGAAGCTAGGTCCTAAAGGCACAACCTCAGTCCAGGCATCCCCCTCTTTGAAATGGGCGAGAAGTTGTTTTTCAGCTGGAGAgtgatcaggctgtggaaaccaaatCATTTTGGGTGTGTTTTAAGATCGATCCTTGGTTAATAAGGGAATCGAGGGTTTGGGAGAAGTTGGATTGTGatatcagtcatgattaaatggCTATTCTACTTGCTTGTCTTGTATGAAAGTAGTTTAACAAAATCAATTCATGCTTTGGTCTTCTATATAATCTCCACCAATTTTCTTTTACCAATAGTCGTTCTTCCCTTCCCATCTTTTTTTAATAAATTGCGTTAAGAGGACTTGGTATCCCTTAAGGTTTTTTTAATGTTGTGCTATAGTTAAATTGTAGCATTGCCTTCCCTGCTCCCTAAATGGTCGCCTTCGTGAActtcacattcttcccgtgttcATTACCTCCCATGTAGTGAACGAGACTTCAGACTGACCTAAACATGAATGACCTGCAAGACACTGGAGGTTGGAGGGCTGTTAGCCTAACTGTTAAACGAAGAAAAAACCAAAAagtttccaccattcaatgtacACCTGTTTTAAACTACCACCTTCACCCtctatttccccccccccccgtacccACGATTAAAACGAGATCAGCCGGCAGAAAACGTTtgggaaattagattacttaatgtggaaataggcccttcagcccaataagtccacaccgacccgccgaagcggataccactcagacccatactcctacatttaccccttcacctaacactacggacaacttagcatagccagttcataCAAGGGTTCGCCGCAATGCTCAACTACAGAAACTGCGCTTAGATCAATATGCAGCGAATTTTTCGTGCTGTGAAAATAACTCCGAGATGCTCAAGCTGGGGTGAGTAATTGATATTCCCGTGCTTCATATTAATAAAATATGatgggttgtttttttttccccgagACCTGCTATCGCATTGTTGGCTGAGGGACAAGGTGCTGCTTGCAACATCGTTGGTACGTTTAAAAACAGCACTGTGAAACAAAACGCTATTGTTTAGATGCTGACAGGAGGGGTGACCAAGTATCGCTCTCCTACTGCTGGTAAATTTTGATTGAATTGCTGTCAATCCGTGTAGTTCGGAATAGTTTATtttgttccccctcccccaaccaacGCTGCAATTCTCCTTGGCTCGGATTCCGATGTTCCTGTAGCCTGGCCAATTTCGGAGTGTACATTGAAAGCCTTTTTTTTGATGGTTTTCCTCCGTTTGTGTGTGCCCACCGTGAGCACTAATCCCCTGGAACAAGCGCTCAGCGCCTGTTGGACTAACTCCTCTGAGTGTCCAGCACCAGACGGCGTGACGGTCGCTTTGAAACGAATACCAAGATAACTTGAACAGACCACAATTTACTGTCGTGTCCTTTCTCGAAGTTTGGAGACCCCCCATCCCCGTTTATACGTTAATATCTTGAAATTCAAGCCACTTCAAGTGTCCACGTTTGGACCGCGCATTAGTGCAATGCCTCCTGGCATAAGTCTGACTTGTGTGACCGCCGTTACAATGTCCACATCGCGAACTACCGATTGACTAAAGGGTATCGCGATCGGGAAACTCCTGAACCTCATTCACGCCGGCATATTTCCGCAACCAACGAagaaaaatagttttaaaaaaaaccctgatgaagttgcatggaaacaaactgaatGAGTGTCAAAAAAGAGAGGGGAACTAAGTGGTTTGTCAATCAAAAAGTTAAATATAATGGCGAGCAGAATGTCATATAATCGGCATCTGTTTCGGAATTGTATTGATGACAGATAGATACCAACCTTCTCAAGCCTTGAAATACAGAGCAACAGCCTTATTAATGGCGGGCTGGGGTGCCTCCTAGTTTGGTAGGAATGGTTAGAGCAAAAAAAGACCAAGGTGCATCGAATCCAATTTCTTTCAGGGGTAGGACATCACAGGGCTATGggagaagggcaggagaatgcGGCAACCTGAGTTGTTTTTgcaaagagtcagcatggacccatagggccgaatagcctccatcttcatcatcatcatcaatgaGCAGGTGGTTTCCTCATGCACTGGTAATAGAGTTCAGGGCTAATCATAACAATCAATGTATGTAAATTCGTCTGCAACGGATACAGATGCAAATGGTGGACAGTTTTGGGAACCTTAACTCCAATCCCATCTTTTTCTCTCAAATTATTAGACTTCATGGCATTGTGACAAGCAGAGATAAGGAAATCTACtacaagggcttttgcccgaaaggtcgattttcctactcctcagatgctgcctcacttgctgtgtttttccatcaccactctctaatctagactctggtttccagcatctgcagtcctcacttttgcctacatatTACTATCCACCACCTTTTCTCAGCTGATGACTCAGTGTTTCTCCATGTGCCACTTCAGCAATGCACTGACGCTGGCAGTGCACAGGGCATACTCTGGGCAGATAAGTTCAGTATCTATCAAGTGTGGTTCAGTACCATGTAATTGACAAAGCTGAACTATATCCTGAAGGATATAGTTGCTAGACCATGTGTGGAGCAAGTGATAATGAAATCAACAAGCAGGAAAAACTTCCTAATCTTGACCTCAGCAATCTACTTGTTACAGATACATATACGTCCATGACGTACAGGTAGGAGTGAACACCGTGCAGTCCATGTTAAGGCAAGAGCCTCACTTCACTCCATTATACTGTCTGGTACTGCCATTGTGTTACGTGGAATTGATTCAGAACAGACCTAGCAGATTGAGAATTCACAAAGAACTGTGATCCATCAACTTCAGGTAAATTGTATTCAACCACTATTTTTAATTTCATGGGAAGCATAAACATAACTCTCACTGTGTTGTTTCCATCCCAACAAGGGATTAATGTAGTTCAATGAAAAGCGCAGGAGGGCATGACAAGGGCAGCATTAAGCATACCTAAAGATGAGGTGTAAACTCGGTGAATCTACAACACAGGACCACTTGCGTGCCAGACATCAGAAGCTAAGTGATCTCCTAACAAATGAATaagatcaaagctctgcaatctTGCCAGGTCTAGTCATAGATTTTGGTAGGCAATAAACTAACTCCTGGAAGAACTACCATGAATATTCCCCGTCCTTAATAATCATGGAGCTcaacatatcagtgtaaaagtcagaggtgatgcatttgcaaTAATCTACAACCAGGTGTGTTGAGTGA
Above is a genomic segment from Hemiscyllium ocellatum isolate sHemOce1 chromosome 3, sHemOce1.pat.X.cur, whole genome shotgun sequence containing:
- the snx3 gene encoding sorting nexin-3, which codes for MAEAVPDTRRLLTKPQSINDAYGPPSNFLEIDVGTPQTVGVGRQRYTTYEVRIKTNLPIFKLKESSVRRRYSDFEWLRNELERESKVVVPPLPGKALFRQLPFRGDDGIFDDSFIEERRQGLEQFINKVAGHPLAQNERCLHMFLQEEIIDKNYTPAKVKHAQTV